A window from Plodia interpunctella isolate USDA-ARS_2022_Savannah chromosome 2, ilPloInte3.2, whole genome shotgun sequence encodes these proteins:
- the LOC128679843 gene encoding alpha-crystallin B chain-like produces the protein MLKYAILLVIASTVYSKDTGQRFEEQLLSALDRGLTHTLAYHYLWPFSQLVRAAAEADEGLELLQIQSDDKKYEVNLNVRKFKPDELKVKVKNQYILVEGKHKEIYAQRPILTNHFMQRFALPAGSKPEEVTAVLNERGILSVFAPKHKLPPPPPERDVPIEVRLPITTEKPTEAAEDNTTDKVSFINTSESSEESTENVQKDKKDNITKKVKQVDKKDAVKTESPLWQLIESTTHVGKIRKKELKSTTKVVRENEVTKNGEGNDLDDVIDTEAVE, from the coding sequence ATGCTCAAATACGCGATACTTCTAGTGATAGCAAGCACCGTTTACAGCAAAGATACAGGACAGAGATTTGAAGAACAATTGCTGAGTGCATTAGATCGAGGTTTGACTCATACTCTAGCCTACCATTATCTGTGGCCGTTCAGTCAACTAGTAAGAGCAGCAGCGGAAGCTGACGAAGGCTTGGAACTCCTCCAAATCCAATCAGACGACAAAAAATACGAAGTCAATCTGAACGTGAGGAAATTCAAACCGGACGAACTGAAAGTAAAAGTGAAAAACCAGTATATTTTGGTCGAAGGTAAACACAAGGAGATTTACGCTCAGAGGCCAATACTTACCAATCATTTCATGCAACGGTTTGCGTTACCTGCCGGGAGCAAGCCTGAGGAAGTGACTGCTGTTCTGAACGAGAGGGGCATCCTATCAGTGTTTGCGCCAAAACATAAGCTACCACCCCCGCCACCAGAAAGAGATGTCCCTATTGAAGTACGACTTCCTATAACAACTGAAAAGCCCACGGAAGCTGCAGAGGACAATACAACAGACAAGGTTTCTTTCATAAACACCTCGGAATCTAGTGAAGAATCCACAGAAAACgtacaaaaagataaaaaagacaatattACGAAGAAAGTGAAACAAGTGGACAAAAAAGATGCGGTGAAAACTGAATCGCCACTTTGGCAGTTGATTGAATCGACGACTCATGTTGGCAAAATAAGGAAGAAAGAGCTAAAGTCAACAACGAAAGTTGTCAGAGAAAACGAAGTCACGAAAAACGGAGAGGGCAATGACCTGGATGATGTGATTGACACAGAGGCTGTTGAATAA